Proteins co-encoded in one Megalops cyprinoides isolate fMegCyp1 chromosome 1, fMegCyp1.pri, whole genome shotgun sequence genomic window:
- the trub1 gene encoding probable tRNA pseudouridine synthase 1: MAAGQATSKAKLEALNGLFAVYKKQGPTSADVLNTLKIKLLGEVGIKHNPRKRKKQALKLGHGGTLDSPASGVLVVGIGNGTKMLSSMLTGSKKYTAVGELGKATDTLDATGSIIRQEAYDHITRETFEEKLKKFTGDIMQVPPLYSALKRDGQRLCVLLKQGHQVEAKPARAVTVYSLTLQDFSPPLFTLDIECGGGFYVRSLVDDLGKELASCAHVKELIRTKQGQFNLEEHALPEERWTIDEVARSLQPCPSPSNPEPGKDSSQQAEPQNDHEDQESAERES; encoded by the exons ATGGCAGCAGGACAGGCAACTTCGAAAGCTAAACTAGAGGCGTTAAATGGGCTGTTCGCAGTTTATAAAAAACAAGGACCCACCTCGGCGGATGTattaaacacactgaaaataaaattattagGAG AAGTCGGTATAAAACACAATCCCCGAAAGAGGAAGAAGCAGGCGCTGAAGCTCGGCCACGGCGGGACGCTGGACAGTCCCGCTTCAGGGGTGCTGG tggTCGGCATTGGAAACGGTACCAAGATGCTGAGCTCCATGCTGACGGGCTCCAAG aAGTACACAGCTGTGGGAGAGCTGGGAAAGGCCACCGACACCCTGGACGCCACAGGCAGTATCATACGGCAGGAGGCGTATG ATCACATCACCAGGGAGACCTTtgaggagaaactgaagaaattcaCAGGCGACATCATGCAGGTGCCTCCACT GTACTCTGCTCTGAAGAGGGATGGCCAGcgcctctgtgtgctgctgaaaCAGGGCCACCAGGTGGAGGCCAAGCCAGCGCGAGCCGTCACTGTGTACAGCCTGACCCTGCAGGACTTCAGCCCCCCGCTCTTCACTCTGG ATATCGAATGTGGTGGGGGTTTCTACGTCAGGAGCTTGGTGGATGATCTTGGCAAAG AGCTGGCGTCCTGCGCCCATGTTAAGGAGCTGATTCGAACGAAGCAGGGCCAGTTCAACCTGGAGGAGCACGCACTTCCCGAGGAGAGATGGACCATCGATGAGGTGGCCCGCTCCCTCCAGCCCTGTCCCAGCCCCTCCAATCCGGAGCCTGGGAaggacagcagccagcaggCAGAACCACAGAACGACCACGAGGACCAGGAGAGCGCGGAGAGAGAGTCCTAA